CCAGCAGCCAGTAGACGACCGACAGCGCCTTTCGACCCTTGTTGTTCGTCGGAACCACGAGGTCCACGTTGCTCGTGTTGTTGTTGGAGTCGCACATGGCGATGACCGGAATGCCCACCGTGATGGCCTCCTTGACCGCTTGGGCGTCACCGATGGGGTCGGTCACGACCAGCACGTCCGGCTCGATGTAGCCGTCGTACTTGGGGTTGGTCAGGGTGCCGGGGATGAACCGGCCGGTCCGGGCGCGCGCGCCGACCGCGTCGGCGAACTTCTCTGCCGGGAAGCGGCCGTACTGGCGCGAGGACGTGACCAGAATCTGCTCGGGGCTGTAGTTCGAGAGGAAGTCCGCCGCGGTTCGGATGCGGCTGTCGGTCTTCGAAACGTCGAGGACGTACAGGCCGTCGGTCCGGACGCGGTGGATGAACCGCTCCATGTCCTGGGTCTTCTGCTGGGTACCGATGTGGACGCCAGCGCCGAGGTACTCCTCGACGGGGATGAGGAGGTCGGCCTCCTCTTGGTTCTCCATGACGTTCTCGTCGAGGTTCGGTCCCTCGTCTTCCTCGGTCGTTTCTTCGTCGTCGGCCTGCGCCGCCACGTCCTCGTCGGGCTGTTCGGACGGCTCCGCGCCGCCAGCGCCCTCGGGTTCGGTGTCGTTCTCCGATTCCGCGGCGTCGAGGCCTTCTTCGTCTACCTGTTCGGTGTCGTTTTCGCTCATAGTCGTGATACGTTTTGCTCGATGCGAATGAGTTCGTTGAGCTTGGCGGTTCGCTCGCCGCCGACCGCGCCCGTCTTGATGTACGGGGCACCGGTCGCCACGGCGAGGTGTGCGATGGTCGTGTCTTCGGTCTCTCCGCTCCGGTGGGAGATGACTGGCTGGTAGCCGCTCTGGACCGCGAGTTCGACGGCGTCTACAGCGTCCGAGAGCGTGCCGATCTGGTTGGGCTTGACCAAGATAGAGTTGCCAGCGTCCTGTTCGATGCCCGTCTCCAGTCGCTCGACGTTGGTGACGAACAGGTCGTCGCCGCAAACGAGCGTTCGGTCGCCGACTTTTCGGGTCAACTCCGCGAACCCGGCATAGTCGTCCTCGTCAAGCGGGTCCTCGACGTACGCGAGGTCGTACTCGTCAACGAGGTCGGCGATGTACTCTATCTGTTCGTCGGTCGAACGGGTCGTCTCGCGGTAGACGTACTCCTCATCGTCCTCGTCGTACATCTCCGCACCGGCCACGTCGAGACCGACCTTGATCTCGAAGCCGAATTCGTCGGCGACCGAGTCGGTGGCCTCCGCCATCAACTCGAACGCCTCGTCGTCCTCGATGGACGGTGCCCACGCGCCTTCGTCGCCTTTTCCGGCGGCGATATCGCGCTCGGTCAGCAGGTCGTGGACCTCCTGATGGACCGCGGCGTTGGCGAACACCGCGTCTTGGACGTTCGGCGCGCCGACGGGCGCGGCGAGGAACTCCTGAATCGCGGTCGCGTCCTCGGCGTGTTCGCCGCCGCCGATGACGTTGCCCAGCGGCGTCGGGAACTCTTCACCGCGGAACGCGCCGCCGAGGTGCTGGTAGAGCGGTGCGCCGGTTACGTCGGCCGCGGCCTTCGAGGCGGCCATGCTGATGGCGACCGCGCTGTTCGCACCGATTTCGGAGAAGTCGTCCGTGCCGTCGGCCGCGCGAAGCGTGCGGTCCACGTCGCGCTGGTCGCCGACGAAGACTTTCCCCTCCAACCGCGGGACGGCGTGTTCGCGGGCCGAGGCGATGGCCTCGCTCGGGTTGAGTTCGATGGCCTCGTACTCGCCGGTCGAGGCTCCGCTCGGGGCCGCCGCACGGCCGAAGCCACCACTTTCGGTGACCACGTCGGCCTCGACCGTCCGATTTCCTCGGGAGTCGAGCACCTGTCGGAGCCGAACCTCGCTGACGAGCGTCATTTCTCACCTCGGCGTACCGTGAACGGCAGGACGCCAGCGTCGTACTCGTCGGCCGCGATGAGTATCGGCTCCGTCTCCTCGGTGTCGGTCAGCACGGGTGCGCCGTACGA
This genomic stretch from Halorussus pelagicus harbors:
- the rpsB gene encoding 30S ribosomal protein S2, which translates into the protein MSENDTEQVDEEGLDAAESENDTEPEGAGGAEPSEQPDEDVAAQADDEETTEEDEGPNLDENVMENQEEADLLIPVEEYLGAGVHIGTQQKTQDMERFIHRVRTDGLYVLDVSKTDSRIRTAADFLSNYSPEQILVTSSRQYGRFPAEKFADAVGARARTGRFIPGTLTNPKYDGYIEPDVLVVTDPIGDAQAVKEAITVGIPVIAMCDSNNNTSNVDLVVPTNNKGRKALSVVYWLLANETLDRRGAEPAYSLDDFESEI
- the eno gene encoding phosphopyruvate hydratase; translation: MTLVSEVRLRQVLDSRGNRTVEADVVTESGGFGRAAAPSGASTGEYEAIELNPSEAIASAREHAVPRLEGKVFVGDQRDVDRTLRAADGTDDFSEIGANSAVAISMAASKAAADVTGAPLYQHLGGAFRGEEFPTPLGNVIGGGEHAEDATAIQEFLAAPVGAPNVQDAVFANAAVHQEVHDLLTERDIAAGKGDEGAWAPSIEDDEAFELMAEATDSVADEFGFEIKVGLDVAGAEMYDEDDEEYVYRETTRSTDEQIEYIADLVDEYDLAYVEDPLDEDDYAGFAELTRKVGDRTLVCGDDLFVTNVERLETGIEQDAGNSILVKPNQIGTLSDAVDAVELAVQSGYQPVISHRSGETEDTTIAHLAVATGAPYIKTGAVGGERTAKLNELIRIEQNVSRL
- a CDS encoding DNA-directed RNA polymerase subunit K, producing MAQQRYSRYEKARIIGARALQVSYGAPVLTDTEETEPILIAADEYDAGVLPFTVRRGEK